The genomic window ACGCGGATGATCCTGGAGGCGTTCTGTCGCCATTTCGGCCTTGCGCGCGCGTGGGATCCCTCGCCCCTGATGCCGCCGCCCGAGACGCCGCGGATCCGCCTCCCGGCTGGGGTGGACGCGCAGCAGGCGATCCGGTATGCTACCCGTGCCGCTTACGATATCGAGGCGGATGACGCGAGGCTCCGGGCGATCCGCGAGAAACCGGCCGAGGGACGGAGCGCGTATTTTAAGTCGCTCCGGAAAAACTATCCCGTGCGGCGAGAGTTTCCGCAGACGACGGTTGAACTCGGGTCCGCCGGCTCGCAGGTCCGATCGGCCCTGGAGACCCTCGGGTTCCCGGTCGAGCCGGCGTCGTAAAAAGGACGGCCCATGCTGATTGGCCGCGGACATAAGGAAGGCCTCGTTGCCGACGTGGAGGTCCGCGAGTTCGTGAGCGAGGCGATTGCCGGCCTTGACATCGGGGGCAAGCGCATCCTCGCGCTGATTCCCGACTCGACGCGCACCGCCCCCGTCGGCCTCATGTTCCGGACGCTGGCGGACGCCCTCAAGGGCCGCGCGGCCAAACTCGATTTTCTCATCGCCCTCGGCACGCACCGCGCGATGAAGGAGACGCAAATCCTCAAACTCCTCGAGATGACGGCCAAGGAGCGGCGCACCCGCTACGGCGACATCGAGATTTTCAACCACGCCTGGGACGACCCGAAGGTGCTGGAGACGATCGGGACGCTGTCGGCCCGCGAGATGGACCGCCTGACCGAAGGGCGATACGCCCGCGACGTTCCCGTCCGGATCAACCGCCTTGTCTTCGACTACGACCGGCTTTTCATCGTCGGCCCGACCTTTCCGCACGAGGTGGTCGGTTTCTCCGGCGGGCACAAGTATCTCTTCCCCGGCATCTGCGGGGCCGAGTTCCTCAACTTCTTCCACTGGCTCGGCGCCCTGGTGACGAACTGGAAGATCAACGGCGTCAAGGATACCGTCGTCCGGCGCGTCATCGACCGCGCTGCCGAGTTCGTCAAGGTTCCCATCACGAACTTCGGCCTGGTCATGACACACGAGGACCTCAAGGGCCTCTACATCGGGGAGGCGCGCGAATCCTGGTCGGCCGCGGCCGACCTCTCAGCCCAGGTCCACATCCGCCACATGGATCACGCGTTCAAGAAGGTGCTCGGCATCGCGCCGGAGATGTACGACGACCTCTGGACCGGCGGCAAGGTGATGTACAAACTCG from Planctomycetota bacterium includes these protein-coding regions:
- a CDS encoding lactate racemase domain-containing protein, with product MLIGRGHKEGLVADVEVREFVSEAIAGLDIGGKRILALIPDSTRTAPVGLMFRTLADALKGRAAKLDFLIALGTHRAMKETQILKLLEMTAKERRTRYGDIEIFNHAWDDPKVLETIGTLSAREMDRLTEGRYARDVPVRINRLVFDYDRLFIVGPTFPHEVVGFSGGHKYLFPGICGAEFLNFFHWLGALVTNWKINGVKDTVVRRVIDRAAEFVKVPITNFGLVMTHEDLKGLYIGEARESWSAAADLSAQVHIRHMDHAFKKVLGIAPEMYDDLWTGGKVMYKLEPVVADGGDLIIYAPHITEVSYTHGRLLDKIGYHCLDYFREQMDKFADVPGGIMAHSTHVRGLGTYCNAVEKPRIHVILATGIPEERCRRINLGYMDPATVPIDEWRNREDEGILVVDHAGEVLHRLKSESIT